CATGTTGGGGGTAATCACCCACAGCCGGGGGGACTTCGCTCAGGCGGAGCAGCACTTCGAGCGGGCGGTCGAGCTGAACCCAAACTACACGGAAGCCGCGCTGAACCTGATGGTCACCTACAACGACCTCGGGAAGTACGAGGCTGCCCGGGAGATCTACGCCAAGATCCGCGACCGCGGTGAGGGGCACGAGCGCCAGCCGGACCCCTTTGCGAAGGGCAAGATCGCGAACATGCACGCGGAGCTGTCGCAGGCCTATCAGGACATCGGCATGACCTTGGATGCCATCCGCGAGCTCGAGAAGGCGACCGCCTTGTGCCCCACCTTCGCGGATCTGCGCACCCGTCTCGGCGTCTTGTATCGCGACACGGGTGACAAGGTGCACGCCCGCGAGCAGTTCGAAGCCGCGAAGCAAGCCAACCCCAAGTACCTGCAGGCCCGCGTGCTGCTCGGCGTCCTGCTGCTCAGCGCCGGAGAGAACGACGCCGCGCAGGCGG
This region of Polyangiaceae bacterium genomic DNA includes:
- a CDS encoding tetratricopeptide repeat protein, which translates into the protein MDDHLKQLLVLGREHYQKREYDKAEYLLRQVAEKNDQYADVHHMLGVITHSRGDFAQAEQHFERAVELNPNYTEAALNLMVTYNDLGKYEAAREIYAKIRDRGEGHERQPDPFAKGKIANMHAELSQAYQDIGMTLDAIRELEKATALCPTFADLRTRLGVLYRDTGDKVHAREQFEAAKQANPKYLQARVLLGVLLLSAGENDAAQAEFEAVVAQDPDNKSAATYLRIVSAQREKSSRPPSGGDAPTS